A single region of the Ahaetulla prasina isolate Xishuangbanna chromosome 13, ASM2864084v1, whole genome shotgun sequence genome encodes:
- the LOC131184913 gene encoding uncharacterized protein LOC131184913 has translation MKPLGEVISGFGVSYHLYVDDTQLYFSTPDHPNEAVEVLSRCLEAVRVWMGRNRLKLNPSKTEWLWMPAPRFSQLQPQLAVGGELLAPTERVRNLGVLLDGRLSFDDHLVAVSKRAFHQVCLVRQLRPFLDRDALCTVTHALVTSCLDYCNALYMGLPLKCTWRLQLVQNAAARVIVGATRCSHVTPLLRNLHWLPVVFRVRFKILVTTFKALHGLGPGYLRDRLLLPFASH, from the coding sequence atgaagccgctgggcgaggtcatcagtggttttggggtgagttatcatttgTACgttgacgatactcagctgtacttttccaccccggaccaccccaacgaagctgtcgaagtgctgtcccggtgtctggaagccgtacgggtctggatggggagaaacagactcaagctcaatccctccaagacggagtggctgtggatgccggcaccccggttcagtcagctgcagccgcagctggctgtggggggcgagttattggccccaacggagagggtgcgcaacttgggtgtcctcttggatgggcggctgtcgtttgacgatcatttggtggccgtctccaagagggccttccaccaagtatgcttggtgcgccagttgcgccccttccttgaccgggatgccttatgcacggtcactcatgccctcgtaacttcctgcctggattattgcaatgctctctacatggggctgcccttgaagtgcacctggaggctgcagttagtccagaatgcagctgcgcgggtaatagtgggagcaactcgttgctcccatgtaacaccactcctgcgcaacttgcactggcttcctgtggtcttccgggtgcgctttaagattttggtcaccacctttaaagcgctccatggcttaggacccgggtacttacgggaccgcctgctgttaccttttgcctcccactga